From the genome of Winogradskyella forsetii, one region includes:
- a CDS encoding pyruvate carboxylase, which produces MKIKKILVANRSEIAIRVLRACAELNIATVAIYTYEDRYSQHRNKADESYQIGEDNAPLKPYLDIEEIVALAKEKNVDAIHPGYGFLSENSEFARRCAENDIIFIGPDPEVMDALGDKITAKKIAVKCKVPIIESNKKSLTSLKIAISEANSIGYPLMLKAASGGGGRGMRVVRNNSDLEQNFDSARNEALNAFGDDTMFLEKYVENPKHIEVQIVADRHGNIRHLFERDCSVQRRHQKVVEVAPSYNVSQNVKDALYKYAVDITSEVNYNNIGTVEFLVDEQDNIYFIEVNPRIQVEHTVTEMVTGIDLVKTQIFIAGGYKLSDKQIKIYEQASIETNGFALQCRLTTEDPENNFTPDYGNITTYRSASGMGIRLDAGSIYQGYNVSPFFDSMLVKVSAQGRTLDGAVRKMVRALKEFRIRGVKTNIHFLQNVILHDTFKAGKVTVNFIQNTPSLFEIKLPQDRTSKAVNFLAEVIVNGNSDVKNIDRDKVFRKAKVPKYKRLDAFPKGTKDLLTELGPEAFCRWLMRDKKIHYTDTTMRDAHQSLLATRMRSYDMLKVAESFAKNHPNTFSMEVWGGATFDVCYRFLHESPWTRLRELRKAVPNILFQMLLRGSNAVGYKAYPDNLIEKFVEKSWENGVDIFRIFDSLNWVKAMEPSIRYVRNNTEGIAQAAISYTGNILDPKETKYNLKYYTQLAKDLENAGAHMIAIKDMAGLLKPYAATELVTALKDTLNIPVHLHTHDTSSLQTASYLKAIEAGVDVVDVALGGLSGLTSQPNFNSVVEMMKGQERAHDFDMNSLNQFSNYWEDTREMYYPFESGLKAGTAEVYQHEIPGGQYSNLRPQAMALGLGDRFEEVKKMYAQVNAMFGNLIKVTPSSKVVGDMAIFMVTNNLTPSDVMERGESISFPESVINFFKGDLGQPVGGFPKELQKIILKNRDAYTDRPNAHLEPVDFTKEFAAFKKKFQQGFTRAIETEDFLSYMLYPKVFEKAHENYKRYGNVALIPTKDFFFGMKLQEETNITLEPGKTIIVKLLSVSIPNDEGMRTVFFKVNGENRFVEIFDTSLNIKKVENVKIDTEDTNQIGAPLQGSLYKVLVKKGSTVKENDPLFVIEAMKMETTVTAHKSGKIKSVALNEGSMVGQNDLIVTFE; this is translated from the coding sequence ATGAAAATCAAAAAAATATTAGTTGCCAATCGGAGTGAAATTGCTATACGTGTTTTAAGGGCTTGTGCAGAACTTAATATTGCTACTGTCGCTATTTACACATACGAGGACCGCTATTCGCAACATAGAAATAAGGCTGATGAGTCGTATCAAATTGGTGAGGACAACGCACCACTAAAACCTTATCTGGATATTGAAGAAATTGTAGCGCTGGCAAAAGAGAAAAATGTAGATGCCATACATCCTGGATATGGTTTTTTATCTGAGAATTCAGAATTCGCGAGGCGATGTGCCGAAAACGACATCATTTTCATAGGTCCAGATCCTGAAGTTATGGATGCTTTGGGCGACAAAATCACAGCTAAGAAAATTGCTGTAAAATGTAAAGTTCCAATCATTGAAAGTAACAAAAAAAGTCTGACGTCTTTAAAAATCGCTATTTCTGAAGCTAATTCCATTGGTTACCCATTGATGCTAAAAGCCGCTTCTGGAGGTGGAGGTCGTGGGATGCGTGTGGTTCGAAATAACTCAGATTTAGAACAAAATTTTGATTCAGCTCGAAATGAAGCTTTAAACGCTTTTGGTGATGATACCATGTTCTTAGAAAAGTATGTTGAAAACCCAAAACATATTGAAGTTCAAATTGTAGCAGACAGACATGGCAATATTCGTCATCTTTTTGAACGCGATTGTTCAGTGCAACGTCGTCATCAAAAAGTAGTCGAAGTCGCACCTTCTTATAATGTATCACAAAATGTAAAAGATGCCCTTTACAAATATGCGGTAGACATCACTTCAGAAGTCAACTATAATAACATAGGAACAGTTGAATTTTTAGTCGACGAACAAGACAATATCTATTTTATTGAAGTCAATCCAAGAATTCAAGTTGAGCATACCGTTACCGAAATGGTTACTGGAATCGATTTAGTGAAAACACAAATATTCATCGCTGGAGGTTATAAACTATCTGACAAACAAATAAAAATTTACGAACAAGCCTCTATAGAAACCAATGGTTTTGCTTTACAATGTCGATTAACCACTGAAGATCCTGAAAACAATTTTACACCAGATTACGGAAATATTACGACCTACAGAAGTGCATCAGGAATGGGAATTCGGTTAGATGCTGGCAGTATTTATCAAGGGTATAATGTGAGTCCGTTTTTCGATTCTATGCTAGTAAAAGTTTCTGCGCAAGGACGAACACTCGATGGAGCTGTTAGAAAAATGGTGCGTGCCTTAAAAGAGTTTAGAATTAGAGGTGTAAAAACCAATATTCATTTTCTGCAGAATGTGATTTTACATGACACCTTCAAAGCGGGAAAAGTAACCGTGAATTTCATCCAGAATACACCTTCTTTATTCGAAATAAAACTGCCACAAGACCGAACTTCAAAAGCCGTTAATTTCCTTGCTGAAGTTATAGTCAATGGGAATTCCGATGTTAAAAACATCGATAGAGACAAAGTATTTAGAAAAGCAAAAGTTCCAAAGTACAAGCGATTAGATGCGTTTCCCAAAGGCACCAAGGATTTACTGACCGAACTGGGACCAGAAGCCTTTTGCCGATGGTTGATGCGTGACAAAAAAATACATTACACCGATACCACCATGCGAGATGCACACCAATCACTTTTAGCGACCCGTATGCGTAGCTACGACATGCTAAAAGTGGCTGAAAGTTTTGCAAAAAACCATCCCAACACCTTTAGTATGGAAGTTTGGGGAGGCGCAACTTTTGACGTCTGCTATCGCTTTTTACATGAAAGTCCATGGACACGATTAAGGGAGTTGCGTAAAGCCGTTCCTAATATATTGTTTCAAATGTTATTGCGAGGCTCAAATGCCGTAGGATATAAAGCTTATCCAGATAATTTAATTGAAAAATTCGTCGAAAAATCTTGGGAAAATGGGGTTGACATTTTTAGAATTTTCGACTCGCTCAATTGGGTGAAAGCCATGGAACCAAGTATTAGATATGTGAGAAATAATACTGAAGGCATCGCACAAGCTGCCATTAGTTACACCGGAAATATTTTGGACCCGAAAGAAACCAAATACAATCTAAAATATTATACACAACTCGCCAAGGATTTGGAAAATGCTGGTGCCCACATGATCGCTATAAAAGATATGGCTGGCTTACTAAAACCTTATGCAGCCACAGAATTGGTTACGGCACTTAAAGACACGTTGAACATTCCTGTTCATTTACATACCCATGACACCTCTTCTTTACAAACTGCCTCCTATTTAAAAGCGATTGAAGCTGGCGTTGATGTAGTCGATGTGGCACTTGGAGGTCTTTCAGGACTCACGTCACAACCGAATTTTAATAGTGTTGTAGAAATGATGAAAGGCCAAGAACGCGCGCACGATTTTGATATGAATTCCTTAAATCAGTTTTCAAATTATTGGGAAGATACGCGCGAAATGTATTATCCATTTGAATCTGGTTTAAAAGCTGGAACTGCAGAAGTATATCAACATGAAATTCCAGGTGGTCAATATTCAAATTTACGCCCTCAAGCGATGGCCTTAGGTTTAGGAGATCGATTTGAAGAGGTAAAAAAAATGTATGCCCAAGTTAATGCCATGTTTGGAAATTTAATCAAAGTGACCCCTAGCTCTAAGGTGGTTGGCGATATGGCCATTTTTATGGTGACTAACAATTTAACACCAAGTGATGTAATGGAACGTGGTGAGAGCATTTCATTTCCAGAATCGGTAATTAATTTCTTTAAAGGCGATTTAGGACAACCTGTTGGAGGCTTTCCGAAAGAACTTCAAAAAATAATTCTTAAAAATAGAGACGCTTACACAGACCGACCAAATGCGCATTTAGAACCTGTAGATTTCACAAAAGAATTTGCGGCTTTTAAAAAGAAATTCCAGCAAGGTTTTACAAGAGCGATTGAAACGGAAGATTTTTTGTCTTATATGCTCTATCCAAAAGTATTTGAAAAAGCACATGAAAACTATAAACGCTATGGGAATGTAGCACTCATACCAACCAAAGATTTCTTTTTTGGCATGAAGTTACAAGAGGAAACCAATATCACACTAGAACCTGGAAAAACCATAATTGTAAAGTTACTTTCCGTTAGTATTCCTAATGATGAAGGCATGCGAACCGTGTTCTTTAAAGTGAATGGTGAAAACCGTTTTGTTGAAATTTTTGATACCTCATTAAATATTAAAAAAGTTGAAAATGTAAAAATCGATACAGAAGACACTAATCAAATTGGTGCGCCTCTGCAAGGATCCTTATATAAGGTATTAGTTAAGAAAGGTTCTACGGTAAAAGAAAATGATCCTTTGTTTGTGATTGAAGCCATGAAAATGGAAACGACCGTAACAGCTCATAAATCTGGAAAAATTAAGTCTGTTGCTTTAAATGAAGGGAGTATGGTAGGACAAAATGATTTGATTGTTACCTTTGAATGA
- a CDS encoding DEAD/DEAH box helicase, protein MSFKDLHLIKPLQKAIEASGYVDPTLVQQRSIPLVLEGKDVIVSAQTGTGKTAAFALPILQQLFDKQDAPKKGKKIRALIVSPTRELAVQIQQNFKTYAQFTNLRSLVVFGGASIEPQIDVLKKGVDILVATPGRLLDLHKQDYINLDYIETFVLDEADLMLAMGFIDDIKKIERLCPEDKQTLLFSATIPYKIEELAKTILKNPERIDVTPTKSVAQDVSQVLYYVPKRNKIELCLHLMRNTIKGNVLIFRRTKFGVNKLEQTLLKNGYTVDSIHGDKAQSERQNALNKFKNGYVKVLIATDVAARGIDINELDNVFNFDMPNVPETYVHRIGRTGRAGNIGIAYSMCSADEKSYVKTIEQSINVQIPVETEHPYPLDPKAKPIVHKKKGSKYKKGRKSEASKKKKKRWY, encoded by the coding sequence ATGTCATTCAAAGACTTACACCTCATAAAACCATTACAAAAAGCGATTGAAGCTTCAGGTTATGTTGATCCCACTTTGGTACAGCAACGTTCTATTCCTCTAGTTTTAGAAGGTAAAGATGTCATTGTATCTGCACAAACTGGCACAGGAAAAACTGCGGCTTTTGCGTTGCCTATTTTACAGCAACTTTTTGATAAGCAAGATGCGCCAAAAAAAGGCAAGAAAATAAGGGCTTTGATCGTGAGTCCTACTCGGGAATTGGCAGTACAGATTCAACAGAATTTTAAAACCTATGCACAATTCACTAATCTGCGTTCTCTGGTTGTCTTTGGAGGAGCATCCATAGAACCACAAATTGATGTGCTAAAAAAAGGTGTTGATATTTTAGTCGCAACACCTGGTCGCCTACTCGATTTGCATAAACAAGATTATATCAATCTCGATTATATTGAAACCTTCGTTTTAGATGAAGCGGATTTAATGTTGGCCATGGGCTTTATTGATGATATTAAAAAAATAGAACGTCTTTGTCCTGAGGACAAACAAACCTTATTATTTTCGGCCACCATTCCTTATAAAATAGAGGAATTGGCAAAAACCATTCTTAAAAATCCTGAACGTATTGATGTGACTCCAACAAAATCAGTTGCTCAAGATGTGAGTCAGGTGTTGTATTACGTCCCTAAACGCAACAAAATTGAGTTGTGTTTACATTTAATGCGAAACACCATAAAAGGAAATGTTCTCATTTTTAGACGTACCAAATTTGGGGTTAACAAATTAGAACAGACCTTACTTAAAAACGGCTATACCGTTGATAGCATTCATGGAGACAAAGCGCAAAGTGAACGGCAAAATGCTTTGAATAAATTCAAAAATGGTTATGTAAAAGTCTTAATTGCCACAGATGTTGCTGCTCGTGGCATTGATATTAACGAACTCGATAACGTCTTTAATTTTGATATGCCAAATGTACCGGAAACTTACGTTCACAGAATCGGTAGAACTGGTCGTGCTGGAAATATCGGAATAGCGTATTCCATGTGTTCTGCTGATGAGAAAAGCTATGTAAAAACTATTGAGCAAAGCATTAATGTTCAAATTCCTGTTGAAACTGAACACCCTTATCCCTTAGATCCAAAAGCGAAACCGATAGTGCATAAAAAGAAAGGGAGTAAGTATAAAAAAGGCAGAAAAAGTGAAGCTTCCAAGAAGAAGAAAAAACGTTGGTATTGA
- a CDS encoding RNA polymerase sigma factor — protein sequence MTINDDQILIKAIKNGDTKAYAQLVDLYKDLVYTLALRMLKHREEAEEVAQDTFVKVFKSLDKFKGDSKFSTWIYKVTYNTCLDRIKKNKKFLNDVAIDEFTFNKLDVIDNALENMIMNEKKALIRNCVAKLPEETSALLTLFYFEDLSLEEISKITNIEANTVKVKLFRARKKLALILEQYLQPESRLNYGKG from the coding sequence ATGACCATCAACGACGACCAAATACTAATCAAAGCTATTAAAAATGGAGACACTAAGGCGTATGCGCAATTAGTGGATCTGTATAAGGATTTGGTTTATACTTTGGCCTTACGCATGTTAAAACATAGAGAAGAGGCAGAGGAAGTGGCTCAAGATACTTTTGTAAAAGTTTTTAAGTCATTGGATAAGTTTAAAGGTGACTCTAAGTTTTCGACATGGATTTATAAAGTGACCTACAATACGTGTTTGGACCGCATAAAAAAGAATAAAAAATTTTTAAATGATGTTGCTATTGATGAATTTACTTTTAATAAATTAGATGTTATTGATAATGCGTTGGAAAACATGATTATGAATGAAAAGAAAGCATTGATAAGAAATTGTGTGGCCAAACTCCCTGAAGAAACGAGTGCATTGCTGACCTTATTTTATTTTGAGGACTTATCTTTAGAGGAAATTTCGAAGATTACAAATATTGAAGCCAACACAGTAAAAGTGAAGCTTTTTAGAGCACGAAAAAAGTTAGCCCTTATTTTAGAGCAATATTTACAACCAGAAAGCAGATTGAATTATGGAAAAGGATGA
- a CDS encoding DUF4377 domain-containing protein has product MTIFKSFAILTLILMMSSCGSTKHTTSTYWVNSSKVDCDAGAGKAKCLQVTKADDYENTDWSNFHSTINGFTFEPGLLQKIEVTEMKLEVENVPADASSIQYDLVKVLEKKSDPKMAIHDIWVATHINGEEIAKTNAPTLEINSTEMQVYGSNGCNNYNGQIKTLNSKAIEFGAIASTRKMCANMTIPDRFDKALNRTTTYKKEGLTLKLFNGHGNEILRFRKVD; this is encoded by the coding sequence ATGACCATATTTAAATCATTCGCAATTCTTACATTAATCCTAATGATGTCTTCTTGTGGCTCCACAAAACACACAACATCGACCTACTGGGTCAACAGCTCAAAAGTCGATTGCGATGCTGGCGCAGGAAAAGCAAAATGCCTCCAAGTTACAAAAGCAGACGATTACGAAAATACAGATTGGTCTAATTTTCATTCCACAATAAATGGCTTCACTTTTGAACCTGGTTTGCTTCAAAAAATTGAAGTTACAGAAATGAAATTAGAGGTTGAAAATGTTCCTGCTGATGCGTCTTCAATTCAATACGATCTTGTTAAAGTTCTAGAGAAAAAATCAGATCCAAAAATGGCGATTCATGATATTTGGGTAGCAACGCACATTAACGGTGAGGAAATTGCCAAAACCAATGCGCCAACACTTGAAATCAACTCCACGGAAATGCAAGTTTATGGATCTAATGGTTGCAATAATTACAATGGGCAGATTAAAACCTTAAATTCTAAAGCCATAGAATTCGGAGCCATTGCCTCAACACGAAAAATGTGTGCCAACATGACGATTCCAGATCGTTTTGATAAAGCATTGAATAGAACAACAACTTACAAAAAAGAGGGTTTAACCCTGAAACTCTTTAATGGACATGGAAATGAAATTCTACGTTTCAGAAAAGTGGATTAA
- a CDS encoding MOSC domain-containing protein: MKIISTNIAQPTQFLWKGEEVTTGIYKKPTDVPIYLGKEAVKGDEVSDRKVHGGEFKACYLFSSNHYPYWQELYPHLDWMYGMLGENLTIENLDEKQLFIGDIYKLGKTFVQITQPREPCFKFAHKFGSNKVLQQFIDHGYSGTYLRVLEEGMVKTGDSFNLVERSKDSVSIFHFFELLYSKNKNRDHIRLVLDNDALPLSLKKRLKYFLQ, translated from the coding sequence ATGAAAATCATTTCAACCAATATTGCGCAACCAACCCAGTTCTTATGGAAAGGAGAAGAAGTCACAACTGGCATTTATAAAAAACCAACCGACGTTCCTATATATTTAGGAAAAGAAGCGGTTAAAGGTGACGAAGTTTCAGACCGAAAAGTACATGGCGGTGAATTTAAAGCTTGCTATTTATTTTCTTCAAATCATTATCCTTATTGGCAAGAATTGTATCCTCATTTAGATTGGATGTATGGTATGCTAGGCGAAAACTTAACCATCGAAAATTTAGATGAAAAACAACTGTTTATTGGAGATATTTATAAATTAGGTAAGACGTTCGTACAAATCACACAACCTAGAGAACCCTGTTTTAAGTTCGCGCATAAATTTGGTTCAAATAAAGTCTTACAACAATTTATTGACCATGGATATTCTGGGACTTATCTTCGTGTTTTAGAAGAAGGTATGGTAAAAACAGGAGATTCCTTTAACTTAGTTGAACGTTCTAAAGATAGCGTTTCCATTTTTCATTTTTTTGAATTGCTCTATTCTAAGAATAAGAACAGGGATCACATTCGTCTAGTACTGGACAATGATGCTTTACCTCTAAGTTTAAAAAAACGTTTAAAGTATTTTCTCCAATAA
- the rlmF gene encoding 23S rRNA (adenine(1618)-N(6))-methyltransferase RlmF — protein MQEKKTHPKVKSELHPRSQHRERYNFQKLIKSSPKLAAYVAPNKYGDESIDFFNPDAVKALNKALLIHHYGLQYWDIPKHYLCPPIPGRADYIHNIADLLKGNGSEIPKGKHIKGLDIGVGANCIYPIIGQHEYGWSFIGSDTDETAIANAKEIEQRNSSLKSTLEIRRQEKSNDFFYNILKPEEKVDFTICNPPFHASAEEAQKASLKKQKNLKGKRPNKALLNFGGQHNELWTKGGEARFVKDMIYESKHFGKQCLWFTSLISKETTLKPTYKILQKVNATDVKTIEMGQGHKVSRCIAWTFLTDEEQKDWVAERW, from the coding sequence TTGCAAGAGAAAAAAACACATCCCAAAGTAAAATCAGAACTTCATCCCAGAAGTCAGCATAGAGAACGTTATAATTTTCAAAAACTCATTAAAAGTTCTCCAAAATTGGCCGCGTATGTGGCGCCAAATAAATATGGAGATGAATCTATTGATTTTTTTAATCCTGATGCGGTGAAAGCGTTAAACAAGGCGTTATTAATTCATCATTATGGCTTACAATATTGGGATATCCCTAAACATTATTTGTGTCCACCAATTCCTGGTCGTGCAGATTACATCCATAATATTGCTGACCTTTTAAAAGGCAATGGTTCCGAAATTCCAAAAGGCAAGCACATTAAAGGCTTGGATATTGGTGTTGGTGCTAATTGTATTTACCCAATTATTGGCCAGCACGAATATGGTTGGTCATTTATAGGCAGTGATACAGACGAAACTGCGATTGCTAATGCTAAAGAAATTGAACAGCGAAATTCGAGTTTAAAGTCGACATTGGAAATTAGGCGCCAAGAAAAATCCAATGACTTTTTCTACAACATTTTAAAACCGGAAGAAAAAGTGGATTTTACAATTTGTAACCCTCCGTTTCATGCATCTGCCGAAGAAGCTCAAAAAGCAAGTTTAAAAAAGCAGAAGAACCTAAAAGGTAAAAGACCAAACAAAGCACTTTTAAATTTTGGTGGACAACATAACGAACTCTGGACTAAAGGCGGTGAAGCACGCTTTGTAAAAGACATGATTTACGAAAGCAAGCATTTTGGAAAACAATGCTTATGGTTTACGAGTTTAATTTCGAAAGAAACCACCCTAAAACCGACCTATAAAATTTTACAAAAAGTAAATGCGACAGACGTTAAAACGATTGAAATGGGACAAGGGCATAAAGTCAGCCGATGTATTGCTTGGACGTTTTTAACTGATGAAGAACAGAAGGATTGGGTTGCTGAACGTTGGTAG
- a CDS encoding DUF6249 domain-containing protein encodes MNEEILIPLSLFAAIFGMVYLYLSTRNKERLALIEKGADASIFNLGKRSGSSWKVIVLNLAFLLMGIGLGVFIANILETYTGLDDNAIYPAMIFLMAGMGLYVGFTQTKKALDD; translated from the coding sequence ATGAACGAAGAAATTTTAATACCGCTTAGTCTATTCGCAGCAATATTTGGAATGGTATATTTATACCTATCTACAAGAAACAAGGAGCGCCTGGCACTTATTGAAAAAGGTGCAGATGCAAGTATTTTTAACCTAGGCAAACGCTCTGGTTCCTCTTGGAAAGTTATTGTTTTAAACTTAGCGTTTCTGTTAATGGGTATTGGGTTAGGCGTGTTTATTGCTAATATTCTAGAAACTTATACGGGTTTAGATGATAATGCTATTTACCCAGCTATGATATTCTTAATGGCTGGAATGGGTCTCTATGTAGGTTTTACCCAAACCAAAAAAGCATTAGATGACTAA
- a CDS encoding outer membrane beta-barrel protein, with protein sequence MKQKILFILLTSLFTQLYSQVNTIDFQLSLGPTLSVPKTSELTNSNVSGSPEIKSSINIGVFILPSINYFISEKSSIDFGVGYYLDRFSIEDKIGYVTHKGNRNIHQIQTPINFNFHFGNDKSYQFGIGAFAIFTVAAKEKGDSNVDSSRIDFIDPSDPLVYNNISIGYEKDIKDNYNSVSFGTYLQLKKSISFSASKKGFILLKINQYINAIKNNDTDSDLSQYVEFKNEKEPMTVNLGVGLIL encoded by the coding sequence ATGAAACAAAAAATTTTATTTATACTTCTAACCAGTTTATTTACCCAATTATATTCACAAGTTAATACTATAGATTTTCAATTATCTCTTGGCCCGACATTATCTGTTCCAAAAACCAGTGAGCTAACCAATTCTAACGTTTCTGGAAGTCCAGAAATAAAATCGTCCATAAATATTGGTGTTTTTATATTACCAAGCATAAACTATTTTATAAGCGAAAAAAGCTCAATAGATTTTGGTGTTGGGTATTATTTGGATAGATTTTCAATTGAAGATAAAATAGGATATGTGACCCACAAAGGAAATAGGAATATACACCAAATTCAAACACCTATAAATTTCAACTTTCATTTCGGAAATGACAAATCTTATCAGTTCGGAATTGGAGCATTTGCAATTTTTACGGTTGCAGCAAAAGAAAAAGGCGATAGTAATGTGGATTCATCAAGAATCGATTTCATTGACCCAAGCGACCCACTTGTCTATAATAATATCTCTATTGGCTATGAAAAAGACATCAAGGATAATTATAATTCTGTGAGTTTTGGTACTTACTTACAATTGAAGAAAAGCATTTCTTTTTCAGCGAGTAAAAAAGGATTTATCCTTTTAAAAATCAACCAATATATCAATGCCATAAAGAATAACGATACGGATTCTGATCTTAGTCAATATGTAGAGTTTAAGAATGAAAAAGAGCCGATGACTGTTAATCTAGGAGTTGGTCTTATATTATAA
- a CDS encoding peptidase associated/transthyretin-like domain-containing protein → MHKFLFFLLFIGQLSFAQITIKDSISTYPVSYATISFGNGNGIFADDEGQFFFTKKLYPDIDSLFISALGFKDLNVSTNNLPSQLLMHPEASELDEVLVGVTIDRKFKEEKLKPYLDDDYYNCWLPTIESEIAVYFPKTTDQDQKLKTVFFPIALESKDWEKRNRKNSEKKKFSTLFKVKFYDNNNGVPGKVLTYETIVFRATEKTGDAFELNVEDYDIYIPENGFFVSLQVLGYTNKEGKLLPNKKYKEIKSKSGDIVKIPTNFRPLLPFTDEVEGKNTYIKRVFINGNNWVKFDKGNGLQSSLLKRDLFNYGIGLTYKTYKDE, encoded by the coding sequence ATGCACAAATTTTTATTTTTCCTACTTTTTATTGGGCAATTATCTTTTGCCCAGATCACTATTAAAGACAGTATTTCAACTTATCCTGTGAGTTATGCCACTATTTCGTTCGGAAATGGTAACGGTATTTTTGCGGATGATGAAGGTCAGTTTTTCTTCACCAAGAAATTATATCCAGATATCGATTCGCTTTTTATTTCGGCTTTGGGTTTTAAAGATTTGAATGTTTCCACAAACAATTTGCCCAGCCAATTATTGATGCATCCTGAAGCTTCAGAATTAGATGAAGTTTTGGTTGGAGTTACAATAGATAGAAAATTCAAAGAAGAAAAACTAAAACCATACCTAGATGACGATTATTACAATTGTTGGCTACCGACCATAGAATCTGAGATAGCGGTTTATTTTCCTAAAACCACTGACCAAGATCAAAAGCTAAAAACAGTATTTTTTCCTATTGCTTTAGAATCGAAAGATTGGGAAAAGCGCAACCGTAAAAACAGTGAAAAGAAAAAATTTTCGACCTTATTTAAAGTTAAATTTTATGACAATAATAATGGCGTTCCCGGGAAAGTGCTGACCTACGAAACCATTGTTTTTAGAGCGACTGAAAAAACTGGCGATGCCTTTGAGCTGAATGTCGAAGATTACGACATTTACATTCCTGAAAATGGTTTTTTTGTGTCCCTTCAAGTTTTGGGTTACACTAACAAAGAGGGAAAGCTGTTACCTAATAAAAAGTACAAAGAGATTAAATCCAAATCTGGTGATATCGTAAAAATCCCGACCAACTTTAGACCATTATTACCTTTTACAGATGAGGTGGAAGGCAAAAACACTTACATTAAACGTGTGTTCATCAATGGCAACAATTGGGTGAAGTTTGACAAAGGCAATGGTTTACAATCCAGTCTACTCAAACGGGATTTATTTAATTATGGCATTGGTTTAACCTATAAAACTTACAAAGATGAATGA
- a CDS encoding class I SAM-dependent methyltransferase: MSTKYNLIGINYNQTRKADPYLTEKLVKHLNLKKEGLYLDIGCGTGNYSNALQEKGFQFIGIDPSIEMLQKAQAKNPAMNWKIGCAENTKLPEQSIDGVIGTLTIHHWTNLVRAFSELAYILKPDGKIVIFTATPNQMKGYWLNHYFPQMLKESITQMPSLEAVENAMQLSNLKITKTETYSIKPDLKDQFLYCGKQNPELYFDENIRHGISSFSALANIEEVEKGLTALRKDIDNGKIDEIIKSYENELGDYLYIIGELAYF, from the coding sequence ATGTCAACCAAATACAACCTAATAGGAATCAATTATAACCAAACCAGAAAAGCAGATCCGTATTTAACTGAAAAATTGGTAAAACATCTGAATCTAAAAAAGGAAGGTTTGTATTTAGATATTGGTTGTGGCACTGGTAATTACTCGAATGCACTTCAAGAAAAAGGATTTCAATTTATTGGCATAGATCCCTCAATCGAAATGCTTCAAAAAGCGCAAGCCAAAAATCCAGCTATGAATTGGAAAATTGGTTGTGCTGAAAACACAAAGTTACCTGAACAAAGTATCGATGGCGTTATTGGTACGTTGACTATTCATCACTGGACCAATTTGGTAAGAGCATTTTCAGAATTAGCCTATATTTTAAAACCTGATGGTAAAATTGTCATTTTCACTGCTACTCCAAATCAAATGAAAGGATATTGGCTAAATCATTATTTTCCACAAATGTTAAAAGAGTCCATAACCCAAATGCCATCGCTTGAAGCGGTTGAAAATGCCATGCAACTTTCAAATTTAAAAATTACAAAGACCGAAACCTACAGTATAAAACCCGATTTGAAAGATCAGTTTTTATACTGCGGCAAACAAAATCCGGAATTATATTTTGATGAAAACATAAGGCATGGGATTTCGTCTTTTAGTGCTTTAGCTAATATTGAGGAAGTTGAAAAAGGTTTAACCGCATTACGAAAAGATATTGACAACGGCAAAATAGATGAGATTATAAAATCTTACGAAAATGAATTGGGCGATTACCTTTACATCATAGGAGAATTGGCTTATTTTTAA